The Rubidibacter lacunae KORDI 51-2 genome window below encodes:
- a CDS encoding PhzF family phenazine biosynthesis protein has protein sequence MPPLDFLIVDVFAVGPFTGNQLAVFLDAGDLSTEQMQQLAREMNYSETTFVLSRSPREGGYDVRIFTPKRELPFAGHPTLGTAYAIARELIGTFPERLVLNLPIGPIGVTASSANSDAYDATGETIYWMRQAPPNLGPELDPAAIAAAIGLPPEAIDPDYPVEEVSTGLPCAIVPLRSLAWLKKARLNRERFAALAAMTQSQAILMFCRDTYHPENDLCARVFAPGAGVDEDPATGSANGCLAAYLVAHAYLGNTEEIDARVEQGYEIQRPSLLLLRARADGRAISVEVGGRVVPIACGTLIAEC, from the coding sequence ATGCCCCCATTAGATTTCCTGATCGTCGACGTTTTCGCGGTCGGACCTTTCACCGGCAACCAACTGGCCGTGTTCCTCGACGCGGGCGACCTGAGCACCGAACAAATGCAGCAGCTCGCGCGCGAGATGAACTATTCGGAAACCACCTTCGTGTTGTCGCGATCGCCCCGTGAGGGCGGTTACGACGTCCGGATCTTCACGCCCAAGCGCGAACTCCCCTTTGCCGGCCATCCCACCCTCGGCACCGCTTACGCGATCGCCCGCGAACTGATCGGTACCTTCCCCGAACGTCTCGTCCTCAATTTACCCATCGGTCCGATCGGCGTGACCGCCAGCTCTGCCAATTCGGACGCCTACGACGCAACCGGCGAGACGATTTACTGGATGCGCCAGGCTCCCCCCAACCTCGGTCCCGAGCTGGACCCCGCCGCGATCGCGGCTGCAATCGGCTTGCCTCCAGAGGCGATCGATCCCGACTATCCCGTTGAGGAAGTCTCGACCGGTTTGCCTTGCGCGATCGTGCCGCTGCGATCGCTCGCGTGGCTAAAAAAAGCGCGCCTCAACCGCGAACGATTTGCCGCACTCGCTGCAATGACCCAGTCCCAGGCCATCCTCATGTTCTGCCGGGACACCTACCATCCCGAGAACGACCTCTGCGCGCGCGTGTTCGCTCCCGGTGCGGGCGTTGATGAGGATCCGGCAACTGGCAGTGCTAACGGTTGCTTGGCAGCTTATCTCGTCGCGCACGCCTATCTTGGCAACACTGAAGAAATCGACGCGCGGGTCGAGCAAGGCTATGAAATCCAACGACCGTCGCTGCTGCTCCTGCGTGCCAGAGCAGATGGCAGGGCGATTTCCGTCGAAGTGGGCGGCCGCGTCGTCCCGATCGCGTGCGGAACGTTGATTGCGGAATGTTGA
- a CDS encoding DUF2256 domain-containing protein, giving the protein MARQRNKVDLPTKVCPVCDRPFTWRKKWADCWNEVKYCSERCRRRRS; this is encoded by the coding sequence ATGGCCCGGCAGCGAAATAAGGTAGACCTTCCAACAAAAGTATGTCCCGTTTGCGATCGCCCGTTTACCTGGCGCAAGAAATGGGCCGACTGTTGGAATGAAGTCAAGTATTGCTCCGAGCGGTGCCGCCGTCGGCGATCCTAA
- a CDS encoding GNAT family N-acetyltransferase: MPSVYRDFTIRPWKPRDREVAARVICSVLMEYGLPWQPEAADRDVVGVESHYWQTGGEFWVVERDSELVGTGAYYPRDRGDRAVEIRKMYLLPKARGQGLGWFLLQELEAAVAARDWHEIWLETATVLAAAVRLYERNGYQPATGVDTPRCDRIYVKNLRSPLPPSDR; encoded by the coding sequence ATGCCATCTGTCTATCGAGACTTTACAATTCGCCCCTGGAAACCCCGCGATCGAGAGGTTGCAGCACGGGTCATTTGTTCGGTGTTGATGGAATACGGACTACCCTGGCAACCCGAAGCGGCGGATCGCGATGTGGTGGGGGTGGAATCGCATTATTGGCAAACCGGCGGAGAGTTTTGGGTCGTGGAGCGCGACTCCGAACTCGTCGGGACGGGTGCCTACTATCCGCGCGATCGCGGCGATCGCGCGGTGGAAATTCGCAAGATGTATTTGCTTCCGAAAGCACGCGGACAAGGGTTGGGTTGGTTTTTGTTGCAGGAACTTGAAGCCGCAGTTGCCGCCCGCGACTGGCACGAAATCTGGTTGGAAACGGCAACTGTATTAGCGGCTGCCGTGCGCCTTTACGAACGCAATGGCTACCAACCGGCAACGGGTGTGGACACGCCGCGTTGCGATCGCATTTATGTTAAGAATCTGCGTTCCCCGCTTCCTCCGAGCGACCGTTAG
- a CDS encoding isoprenyl transferase: MAKSTVCDRDATQLVSTLPDDLDRQRLPHHVAVIMDGNGRWARQRGLPRPVGHRRGVGALKDLLSYCRDWGIGTLTAYAFSTENWHRPSQEVEFLLCLFERLLQSELDALDENDIRLHFIGELSELPSGLQRSIERARARTQTNEGVRFNVAVNYGGRAEILRACRRLACQVAEGRLSPDEIDTAQFARQLYTADGPDPDLLIRTSGELRLSNFLLWQVAYAELYVTDAFWPDFDRAEFHRALVAFQQRDRRFGQLKSSRDT; this comes from the coding sequence ATGGCAAAATCCACTGTCTGCGATCGCGATGCGACGCAATTGGTTTCGACTCTCCCCGACGACCTCGATCGCCAGCGTTTGCCGCATCATGTTGCGGTCATTATGGACGGCAACGGCCGGTGGGCGCGCCAGCGCGGGTTGCCGCGCCCGGTCGGCCACCGTCGAGGTGTGGGGGCCTTGAAAGACCTACTCAGTTACTGCCGAGATTGGGGCATTGGAACGCTAACAGCCTATGCATTTTCAACTGAAAACTGGCACCGTCCGAGCCAAGAAGTCGAGTTTTTATTGTGCTTGTTCGAGCGATTGCTGCAATCCGAATTAGACGCTCTCGACGAGAACGACATTCGCTTGCACTTTATCGGCGAACTGTCGGAACTGCCAAGCGGGTTGCAACGCAGTATCGAACGCGCGCGGGCGCGCACCCAAACGAATGAGGGCGTACGGTTCAATGTTGCGGTGAACTACGGCGGACGCGCGGAGATCTTACGGGCTTGTCGCCGGCTGGCCTGCCAAGTTGCTGAAGGTCGGCTCTCTCCAGACGAGATCGATACCGCACAGTTCGCCCGTCAGCTTTACACCGCCGACGGTCCCGACCCAGATTTGCTCATCCGGACGAGCGGCGAGCTGCGTCTGAGCAACTTTTTGCTCTGGCAAGTGGCCTATGCAGAACTTTACGTCACCGATGCATTTTGGCCGGATTTCGATCGCGCGGAATTCCATCGAGCTCTGGTTGCCTTCCAACAGCGCGATCGGCGGTTCGGTCAACTCAAAAGCAGTCGAGATACATAA
- a CDS encoding glycosyltransferase, translating to MTSDLSKLGLVAIGRNEGDRLRQCLDAIVGKVACVVYVDSGSVDNSIELAKQRGIDVVELDLSQPFTAARARNAGWVRLMELDSTLEYVQFVDGDCEIAAGWLETARSTLQGRPEVAAVCGRRRERFPERSPYNRLCDLEWNTPIGETLACGGDAMMRVAALKQVGGFAPHLIAGEEPELCYRLRQQGWKVLRIDADMTLHDAAMVHFRQWWQRALRAGHACAQGAWLHGREPERYCVKECRSILLWGAIVPTVALGLAWPTRGLSLAIALVYPLMIYKVFRFKRSQCGRRNALLYAVACIAGKFPNVFGVLSFHRNRLLGRGYCLVEYK from the coding sequence GTGACATCAGATCTATCCAAACTCGGGCTCGTCGCGATCGGTCGCAACGAAGGCGATCGCCTCCGACAATGCCTCGACGCGATTGTCGGGAAAGTGGCTTGTGTCGTGTATGTTGACTCCGGGTCCGTCGATAACAGTATCGAACTTGCTAAGCAACGCGGAATTGATGTTGTCGAGCTCGATCTATCCCAGCCATTCACGGCAGCACGCGCGCGGAATGCAGGCTGGGTGCGGCTGATGGAACTCGATTCAACCCTCGAATACGTGCAGTTTGTCGATGGCGATTGCGAGATTGCTGCCGGTTGGCTGGAAACGGCCCGATCGACCCTGCAAGGACGCCCGGAGGTTGCTGCTGTCTGCGGGCGCCGTCGCGAGCGCTTTCCCGAGCGATCGCCTTACAATCGCTTGTGCGATTTGGAATGGAACACGCCGATTGGCGAGACCCTTGCCTGTGGCGGCGATGCCATGATGCGCGTTGCCGCACTCAAGCAGGTTGGTGGATTCGCTCCACACCTGATTGCCGGGGAGGAACCGGAGCTGTGCTACCGCTTGCGCCAGCAAGGATGGAAAGTTCTCCGTATCGACGCCGATATGACGCTGCACGATGCGGCGATGGTGCATTTTCGGCAATGGTGGCAACGGGCCTTGCGGGCGGGTCATGCTTGCGCTCAGGGAGCGTGGTTGCACGGTCGCGAACCCGAGAGGTATTGCGTTAAAGAATGTCGCAGCATTTTGCTCTGGGGGGCGATCGTTCCTACCGTTGCCCTCGGACTCGCTTGGCCGACGCGCGGACTGAGTTTAGCGATCGCGCTCGTGTATCCGCTAATGATTTACAAGGTGTTTCGGTTCAAGCGATCGCAGTGCGGCCGCCGCAACGCACTGCTCTACGCAGTAGCGTGCATCGCCGGTAAATTTCCCAATGTCTTCGGAGTGCTCTCATTTCATCGCAATCGCCTACTCGGTCGCGGCTATTGTTTAGTCGAATACAAATAA